A stretch of the Anaeromyxobacter sp. genome encodes the following:
- a CDS encoding potassium transporter Kup, with protein MASSDSPERAAGPAPAASSQPPAAAASPGPGPAGAAAGAPAEPPPGGTPAGQPAEPGHEVTGPIQTRSALPAVGQAPHPEPHGPGHRHPPTGRALAALSLGALGVVYGDIGTSPLYALKECFNGPHGVEPTPANVLGVLSLVAWAMTFVVTFKYLSFVMRADNRGEGGILALQALVSRKDSGKLSRKVLLMLGIFGAALLYGDGVITPAISVLGAVEGVAVAAPALQKFVVPVTVAILAGLFLIQRRGTSMVGAIFGPVMLVWFACIAALGVHGILRDPAVLAAVNPLHGVRFFQQNGLHGFLVLGAVVLVITGGEALYADMGHFGRRPIRLAWLGVAMPALLLNYMGQGALLLHDPEARSNPFYLLSPSWALYPLVGIATAAAIVASQALISGAFSLTHQAVQLGYSPRVTVKHTSHTEIGQIYVPEVNWAIGVGCIALVLGFKSSSNLAAAYGIAVTGTMSITTLLFHRVMRDLWRWPRWRAWPLTVVFLAADLSFFLANVVKIEEGGWFPIAAAIFVFTLMSTWKRGRSVLAKMLKDSGLPLELFLDDVARRKPMRVPGTAVFMTSNLGTAPPVLLHHLKHNKVLHERVLFVSVLTEEIPQVPAEERVVARDLGSGFFQVVAHYGFMEQPNIPALLDSLATLPPPSARLLVNLMDTTFYLGRETLLATGGSSLATWRKKLFIIMSRNAATASAFFGLPPNRVVELGAQIQL; from the coding sequence ATGGCCTCCTCGGACTCACCAGAACGCGCGGCCGGCCCAGCGCCGGCCGCCTCCTCGCAGCCCCCCGCCGCCGCCGCCTCGCCGGGGCCCGGTCCAGCCGGAGCCGCCGCGGGCGCGCCCGCCGAGCCGCCGCCTGGCGGCACCCCGGCCGGCCAGCCCGCCGAGCCGGGACACGAGGTCACCGGGCCCATCCAGACCCGCAGCGCCCTGCCGGCCGTCGGCCAGGCGCCCCACCCCGAGCCACACGGCCCCGGCCACCGCCACCCGCCCACCGGCCGGGCGCTGGCGGCCCTCTCGCTCGGCGCCCTGGGGGTGGTCTACGGCGACATCGGCACCAGCCCGCTCTACGCGCTCAAGGAGTGCTTCAACGGGCCGCACGGCGTGGAGCCCACCCCGGCCAACGTGCTCGGCGTGCTCTCGCTGGTGGCCTGGGCCATGACCTTCGTGGTCACCTTCAAGTACCTCTCCTTCGTGATGCGGGCCGACAACCGCGGCGAGGGCGGCATCCTGGCGCTGCAGGCCCTGGTGTCGCGCAAGGACAGCGGCAAGCTGAGCCGGAAGGTGCTGCTCATGCTGGGCATCTTCGGCGCCGCCCTGCTCTACGGCGACGGCGTCATCACCCCGGCCATCTCGGTGCTGGGCGCGGTGGAGGGCGTGGCGGTGGCCGCGCCGGCGCTGCAGAAGTTCGTGGTGCCGGTCACGGTGGCCATCCTGGCCGGGCTGTTCCTCATCCAGCGGCGCGGCACCTCCATGGTGGGCGCCATCTTCGGGCCGGTCATGCTGGTCTGGTTCGCCTGCATCGCCGCCCTGGGGGTCCACGGCATCCTGCGGGATCCGGCGGTGCTGGCCGCCGTCAACCCGCTGCACGGGGTGCGCTTCTTCCAGCAGAACGGCCTGCACGGCTTCCTGGTGCTGGGCGCGGTGGTGCTGGTGATCACCGGCGGCGAGGCGCTCTACGCCGACATGGGCCACTTCGGGCGGCGGCCCATCCGCCTGGCCTGGCTGGGGGTGGCCATGCCGGCCCTCCTGCTCAACTACATGGGGCAGGGCGCGCTGCTGCTGCACGACCCCGAGGCCCGCTCCAACCCCTTCTACCTGCTCTCGCCCTCCTGGGCGCTCTACCCGCTGGTGGGCATCGCCACCGCCGCCGCCATCGTGGCCTCGCAGGCCCTCATCTCCGGGGCCTTCTCGCTGACCCACCAGGCGGTGCAGCTCGGCTACTCGCCGCGCGTCACCGTCAAGCACACCTCGCACACCGAGATCGGCCAGATCTACGTGCCCGAGGTGAACTGGGCCATCGGGGTGGGCTGCATCGCGCTGGTGCTGGGGTTCAAGAGCTCCTCCAACCTGGCCGCCGCCTACGGCATCGCCGTGACCGGCACCATGTCCATCACCACGCTGCTCTTCCACCGCGTCATGCGCGACCTGTGGCGCTGGCCGCGCTGGCGGGCCTGGCCGCTCACGGTGGTCTTCCTGGCGGCCGACCTCTCCTTCTTCCTGGCCAACGTGGTGAAGATCGAGGAGGGCGGCTGGTTCCCCATCGCCGCGGCCATCTTCGTCTTCACCCTCATGTCCACCTGGAAGCGCGGCCGCTCGGTGCTGGCCAAGATGCTCAAGGACTCGGGCCTGCCCCTCGAGCTGTTCCTCGACGACGTGGCCCGGCGCAAGCCGATGCGGGTGCCCGGCACGGCGGTCTTCATGACCTCCAACCTGGGCACCGCGCCGCCGGTGCTGCTGCACCACCTCAAGCACAACAAGGTGCTGCACGAGCGGGTGCTCTTCGTCTCGGTGCTGACCGAGGAGATCCCGCAGGTGCCCGCCGAGGAGCGGGTGGTGGCGCGCGACCTGGGCAGCGGCTTCTTCCAGGTGGTGGCCCACTACGGCTTCATGGAGCAGCCCAACATCCCGGCGCTGCTGGACTCGCTGGCCACCCTGCCGCCGCCCTCGGCGCGGCTGCTGGTGAACCTGATGGACACCACCTTCTACCTGGGGCGCGAGACCTTGCTGGCCACCGGCGGCTCGTCGCTGGCCACCTGGCGCAAGAAGCTCTTCATCATCATGTCGCGCAACGCCGCCACCGCCAGCGCCTTCTTCGGCCTGCCGCCCAACCGGGTGGTCGAGCTGGGCGCGCAGATCCAGCTGTAG
- the ruvC gene encoding crossover junction endodeoxyribonuclease RuvC → MIVLGIDPGSRRCGYGVVAREGGRLHVVESGVLAPGERPMAERLGLILAGLDVVIARARPDEVAVEQVFSGASARSALVLGQARGVALAAAGRAGLPVHEYAPSAVKLAFTGSGRAGKEQMMRTARALLGVLAACSDEADAVALAVCHLARRPLAEARTAAALARAPAGARLAAPHLTTPRAAAARALSRLRPSRRDHRRSP, encoded by the coding sequence GTGATCGTCCTCGGCATCGACCCCGGCTCGCGCCGCTGCGGCTACGGCGTGGTGGCCCGCGAGGGCGGGCGGCTCCACGTGGTGGAGTCCGGCGTGCTGGCGCCGGGCGAGCGCCCCATGGCCGAGCGGCTGGGGCTCATCCTGGCGGGCCTCGACGTGGTCATCGCCCGCGCCCGCCCCGACGAGGTGGCGGTGGAGCAGGTCTTCTCCGGCGCCTCGGCCCGCTCGGCGCTGGTGCTGGGGCAGGCCCGGGGGGTGGCGCTGGCGGCGGCCGGGCGGGCCGGCCTGCCGGTGCACGAGTACGCCCCCTCGGCCGTCAAGCTGGCCTTCACCGGCAGCGGACGGGCCGGCAAGGAGCAGATGATGCGCACCGCCCGCGCCCTGCTCGGCGTGCTGGCCGCCTGCTCCGACGAGGCCGACGCGGTGGCGCTGGCGGTCTGCCACCTGGCGCGCCGGCCGCTGGCCGAGGCCCGCACCGCCGCGGCGCTGGCCCGCGCCCCCGCCGGCGCCCGCCTCGCCGCCCCCCACCTCACCACCCCGCGCGCCGCCGCCGCCCGCGCCCTGTCGCGCCTGCGCCCCTCGCGCCGCGACCACCGGAGGAGCCCGTGA
- the ruvA gene encoding Holliday junction branch migration protein RuvA, translated as MIARLTGLVVEKGEDTAVLDVNGVGYLVHVSAATLLALPARGEPATLRIITQVRQDALELSGFATEEEEDVFRALVDVKGVGPRAAQNILSGIEPRDLAQAVAQGDVARLTKVKGVGKKTAERLVVELKEKLVALARAAGPAAPAGTRGGLVEQLSTALVGLGYKPAQAEQVAEAMRDRAHGKGLDELLREALKAMRG; from the coding sequence GTGATCGCCCGCCTGACCGGCCTGGTGGTGGAGAAGGGCGAGGACACCGCGGTCCTCGACGTCAACGGGGTGGGCTACCTGGTGCACGTCTCGGCCGCCACCCTGCTGGCCCTGCCGGCCCGCGGCGAGCCGGCCACGCTGCGCATCATCACCCAGGTCCGGCAGGACGCCCTGGAGCTCTCCGGCTTCGCCACCGAGGAGGAGGAGGACGTCTTCCGCGCCCTGGTGGACGTGAAGGGCGTGGGCCCGCGCGCCGCCCAGAACATCCTCTCCGGCATCGAGCCGCGCGACCTGGCCCAGGCGGTGGCGCAGGGCGACGTGGCGCGCCTCACCAAGGTGAAGGGGGTCGGCAAGAAGACCGCCGAGCGGCTGGTGGTGGAGCTCAAGGAGAAGCTGGTGGCGCTGGCGCGCGCCGCCGGGCCCGCCGCGCCGGCCGGGACCAGGGGCGGCCTGGTGGAGCAGCTCTCCACCGCGCTGGTCGGCCTCGGCTACAAGCCGGCGCAGGCCGAGCAGGTGGCCGAGGCGATGCGCGACCGGGCCCACGGCAAGGGGCTCGACGAGCTGCTGCGCGAGGCCCTGAAGGCCATGCGGGGCTGA
- the ruvB gene encoding Holliday junction branch migration DNA helicase RuvB, which yields MSVRPVTPKALEGEEKLEQSLRPATFGEYVGQEKIVDNVKVYAAAARQRGEALDHVLLSGPPGLGKTSMAHILARELGVALHVTSGPALVKKGDLAGLLTALAPRDILFIDEIHRLAPAVEEALYPAMEDFRFDVVLGAGIGAQTMEMKLERFTLIGATTRTGLLAAPLRDRFPIQERLDYYAAHELEEIARRAAAKLALPTEPTGLRNLATRARGTPRIAIRLLQRARDFAQVEGDGTLTRDIVDRTLTRLGVDEKGLDAMDRRILASILDTFGGGPVGIDAVAAAVGEEGGTIEDVYEPFLVREGYLARTPRGRTALPAAYAHLGRTRPRGGQGELL from the coding sequence ATGAGCGTGCGACCGGTCACCCCCAAGGCCCTGGAGGGCGAGGAGAAGCTGGAGCAGTCGCTCCGGCCGGCCACCTTCGGCGAGTACGTCGGGCAGGAGAAGATCGTCGACAACGTCAAGGTCTACGCCGCCGCCGCCCGGCAGCGCGGCGAGGCGCTCGACCACGTGCTGCTCTCCGGCCCGCCCGGCCTGGGCAAGACCTCCATGGCCCACATCCTGGCGCGCGAGCTGGGGGTGGCGCTGCACGTCACCTCCGGGCCGGCGCTGGTGAAGAAGGGGGACCTGGCCGGCCTGCTGACGGCCCTGGCCCCGCGCGACATCCTCTTCATCGACGAGATCCACCGGCTGGCGCCGGCCGTCGAGGAGGCGCTCTACCCGGCCATGGAGGACTTCCGCTTCGACGTGGTGCTGGGGGCCGGCATCGGCGCCCAGACCATGGAGATGAAGCTGGAGCGCTTCACGCTCATCGGCGCCACCACCCGCACCGGCCTGCTGGCGGCCCCGCTGCGCGACCGCTTCCCCATCCAGGAGCGGCTGGACTACTACGCCGCCCACGAGCTGGAGGAGATCGCCCGGCGCGCGGCGGCCAAGCTGGCCCTGCCCACCGAGCCGACCGGGCTGCGCAACCTGGCCACCCGCGCCCGCGGCACGCCGCGCATCGCCATCCGCCTGCTGCAGCGGGCCCGCGACTTCGCCCAGGTGGAAGGCGACGGCACGCTCACCCGCGACATCGTGGACCGCACCCTGACCCGGCTGGGCGTGGACGAGAAGGGGCTCGACGCCATGGACCGGCGCATCCTGGCCTCCATCCTGGACACCTTCGGCGGCGGCCCGGTGGGCATCGACGCGGTGGCCGCGGCGGTGGGCGAGGAGGGCGGCACCATCGAGGACGTCTACGAGCCCTTCCTGGTGCGGGAGGGCTACCTGGCCCGCACCCCGCGCGGCCGCACCGCGCTGCCGGCCGCCTACGCCCACCTGGGCCGCACCCGCCCGCGCGGCGGGCAGGGCGAGCTCCTCTAG
- a CDS encoding rhomboid family intramembrane serine protease — protein sequence MFPLRDDTPCERPPLVTWALLAVNLAAYGWQLSAGERSVLLGGAIPYELLTFQDLWPRALVPPPLTIFTSMFLHGGLMHLGGNLLFLWIFGNNVEDALGRPRFLAFYLASGVAAAVAQTLATSVEAAGLTGADATAVLSVPMVGASGAIAGVLAAYLLLFPRARVQTLFVIVVLVRTVYLPAWLFIGAWFLFQVGAVVFGGMAGVAVFAHLGGFLAGLGLIALMGRRPGWRRSAPRWA from the coding sequence GTGTTTCCCCTGCGCGACGACACCCCATGCGAGCGCCCGCCGCTCGTGACCTGGGCGCTCCTGGCCGTCAACCTGGCCGCCTACGGGTGGCAGCTCTCCGCCGGGGAGCGCTCCGTCCTGCTGGGCGGCGCCATCCCCTACGAGCTGCTCACCTTCCAGGACCTCTGGCCGCGCGCCCTGGTGCCGCCGCCCCTCACCATCTTCACCAGCATGTTCCTGCACGGCGGCCTCATGCACCTGGGCGGCAACCTGCTCTTCCTCTGGATCTTCGGGAACAACGTGGAGGACGCCCTGGGGCGGCCGCGCTTCCTGGCCTTCTACCTGGCCAGCGGGGTGGCGGCGGCGGTGGCCCAGACCCTGGCCACCTCGGTGGAGGCCGCGGGCCTGACCGGCGCGGACGCCACCGCGGTGCTCTCGGTGCCCATGGTGGGCGCCAGCGGGGCCATCGCCGGCGTGCTGGCGGCCTACCTGCTGCTCTTCCCGCGGGCCCGGGTGCAGACGCTCTTCGTGATCGTGGTGCTGGTGCGGACGGTCTACCTGCCGGCCTGGCTCTTCATCGGGGCCTGGTTCCTCTTCCAGGTGGGTGCGGTGGTGTTCGGCGGGATGGCCGGCGTGGCGGTGTTCGCCCACCTGGGCGGCTTCCTGGCCGGGCTGGGGCTGATCGCGCTCATGGGCCGGCGTCCGGGCTGGCGCCGGTCGGCGCCGCGCTGGGCCTGA
- a CDS encoding UDP-3-O-acyl-N-acetylglucosamine deacetylase, translated as MAYWNQRTVAKRVSCTGIGLHSGAPVTLTLAPAPADAGITFVRMDLGVEIPARHDLVVDTKLSTSIAVGKARVSTIEHVMSALVGMGIDACRVEVDGPEIPILDGSAAPFVALIREAGVKEHKAGRRYLMITAPVEVRDGDKLARLEPADGFSVSFTADFKHPLITDQGFSVSVTDRTFEREVARARTFCFRKDVELMQSMGLALGGSLENAIVLEEFSIMNPEGLRYPDEFARHKVLDAIGDLALLGLPVLGALTAVKSGHGLNQALVKRVLSDPSCHRVVQLSEAPAPVRAPVQVAVPAGQRQPA; from the coding sequence ATGGCCTACTGGAACCAGCGGACGGTGGCGAAGCGGGTGAGCTGCACCGGCATCGGCCTGCACTCGGGCGCGCCGGTGACGCTCACGCTGGCCCCGGCCCCGGCCGACGCCGGCATCACCTTCGTGCGCATGGACCTGGGGGTCGAGATCCCGGCCCGCCACGACCTGGTGGTCGACACCAAGCTCTCCACCTCCATCGCCGTGGGGAAGGCCCGCGTCTCCACCATCGAGCACGTCATGTCGGCGCTGGTCGGCATGGGCATCGACGCCTGCCGCGTCGAGGTGGACGGCCCCGAGATCCCCATCCTGGACGGCTCGGCCGCCCCGTTCGTCGCGCTCATCCGCGAGGCCGGCGTCAAGGAGCACAAGGCCGGCCGCCGGTACCTGATGATCACCGCCCCGGTCGAGGTGCGCGACGGCGACAAGCTGGCCAGGCTGGAGCCGGCCGATGGCTTCTCGGTCTCCTTCACCGCCGACTTCAAGCACCCGCTCATCACCGACCAGGGCTTCTCGGTCTCGGTGACCGACCGGACCTTCGAGCGCGAGGTGGCGCGGGCCCGCACCTTCTGCTTCCGCAAGGACGTCGAGCTCATGCAGTCGATGGGGCTGGCGCTGGGCGGCAGCCTGGAGAACGCCATCGTGCTGGAGGAGTTCTCCATCATGAACCCGGAGGGGCTGCGCTACCCGGACGAGTTCGCCCGCCACAAGGTGCTCGACGCCATCGGCGACCTGGCCCTGCTGGGCCTGCCGGTGCTGGGGGCGCTCACCGCGGTGAAGAGCGGCCACGGCCTCAACCAGGCGCTGGTGAAGCGCGTCCTCTCCGACCCGTCCTGCCACCGCGTGGTGCAGCTCTCCGAGGCCCCGGCCCCGGTGCGCGCCCCGGTCCAGGTGGCGGTGCCGGCCGGGCAGCGCCAGCCGGCCTGA
- a CDS encoding DUF2804 family protein, with protein MPSVQRPLPRAPASALGPTGPRYGAYAGSLGRVDLAPLAPQGLLASLRHAARVKRWQRVLLATERHLVVVGVLEAGPLAGGAAWVVDRASGEVLFDHAAAGLAGVTAQVGERPGAGARVSFVAPGMSLSLERRSDRFQLAVDLGEALTLEARLETRGAPDPFCLVAPLPEAGLRAAQLTGPLPLDGRLTVRRQPIDLSGGLAVLDFGAGVFPRESAWRKVTALGRLPGGRAVALHLADGLDGPEPDDGGEGVLLGGAGPVRLPPVVVEADPRAASAPWRVVSLDGAVELTFSPAASHREGRDLLLASLQVTQLAGTLSGRIPGPDGAPLTLDGLPALAEDLTARW; from the coding sequence GTGCCCTCCGTCCAGCGACCGCTCCCGCGCGCCCCCGCCAGCGCGCTCGGCCCCACCGGCCCGCGCTACGGCGCCTACGCCGGCTCGCTCGGCCGGGTGGACCTGGCGCCGCTGGCGCCGCAGGGGCTGCTGGCCTCGCTGCGCCACGCCGCCCGCGTCAAGCGCTGGCAGCGGGTGCTCCTGGCCACCGAGCGCCACCTGGTGGTGGTGGGCGTGCTCGAGGCCGGACCGCTGGCGGGCGGCGCCGCCTGGGTGGTGGACCGCGCCAGCGGCGAGGTGCTCTTCGACCACGCGGCCGCCGGCCTGGCGGGCGTGACCGCCCAGGTGGGCGAGCGGCCCGGGGCCGGGGCGCGGGTCTCCTTCGTGGCCCCCGGCATGTCGCTCTCGCTGGAGCGCCGCTCGGATCGCTTCCAGCTGGCGGTGGACCTGGGCGAGGCGCTCACCCTGGAGGCGCGGCTCGAGACGCGCGGCGCCCCCGACCCGTTCTGCCTGGTGGCGCCGCTGCCGGAGGCCGGCCTGCGGGCCGCCCAGCTGACCGGGCCGCTGCCGCTGGACGGGCGCCTGACGGTGCGCCGGCAGCCGATCGACCTCTCGGGTGGCCTGGCGGTGCTGGACTTCGGGGCCGGCGTCTTCCCGCGCGAGTCGGCCTGGCGCAAGGTGACCGCGCTGGGGCGCCTGCCCGGGGGCCGCGCCGTGGCGCTGCACCTGGCGGACGGGCTGGACGGTCCGGAGCCCGACGACGGCGGCGAGGGGGTGCTGCTCGGCGGCGCCGGGCCGGTGCGGCTGCCGCCGGTGGTGGTGGAGGCCGACCCGCGGGCGGCCAGCGCCCCCTGGCGGGTGGTCAGCCTGGACGGCGCGGTGGAGCTCACCTTCTCGCCGGCCGCCAGCCACCGCGAGGGGCGCGACCTCCTGCTGGCGTCGCTGCAGGTGACCCAGCTGGCCGGCACGCTGAGCGGCCGGATCCCTGGGCCGGACGGTGCGCCGCTCACGCTGGACGGGCTGCCGGCGCTGGCGGAGGACCTCACCGCGAGGTGGTGA
- a CDS encoding acetyl-CoA hydrolase/transferase family protein, whose amino-acid sequence MARTVTAEEAVSVVKSGDRVFIHSIAAAPQRLIAALTARAAELRVVEVVSIHTEGPAPYAAPELAKSFRVNALFAGPNVREAVHEGRADYMPVFLSEVPQLFRAGVLPLDVALIQVSPPDKHGCCSLGVSVDVTRAAVQVARTVIAQVNPNMPRTHGDGIIHEEDVDFFVLSDDPLPELAARPITEQVRAIGRHCAELVDDGACVQVGIGGIPQATLLALRDHQRLGIHTEMLSDGVVDLVERGVITGELKRIHPGKMVASFALGTRRLYDFLDDNPSVAMLDVAYTNDTAVIRRNPKVTAINGAIEVDLTGQVVSDSIGDQIHSGVGGQMDFIRGAALSEGGKPIIALKSTTSGGESRIVSYLKPGAGVVTTRAHVHFVVTEHGIADLWGKNLRQRAAALIAIAHPAHRDALAAEAKRRFGSW is encoded by the coding sequence ATGGCTCGCACCGTCACCGCCGAGGAAGCCGTCTCCGTCGTCAAGTCCGGCGACCGCGTCTTCATCCACAGCATCGCCGCCGCCCCGCAGCGGCTCATCGCCGCCCTGACCGCCCGCGCCGCCGAGCTGCGGGTGGTGGAGGTGGTCTCCATCCACACCGAGGGGCCGGCGCCCTACGCCGCCCCGGAGCTGGCCAAGAGCTTCCGGGTCAACGCCCTCTTCGCCGGCCCCAACGTGCGCGAGGCCGTGCACGAGGGGCGGGCCGACTACATGCCGGTGTTCCTCTCCGAGGTGCCCCAGCTCTTCCGGGCCGGCGTGCTGCCGCTCGACGTGGCGCTCATCCAGGTCTCGCCGCCCGACAAGCACGGCTGCTGCTCGCTGGGCGTCTCGGTGGACGTGACCCGCGCCGCCGTGCAGGTGGCCCGCACGGTCATCGCCCAGGTCAACCCCAACATGCCGCGCACCCACGGCGACGGCATCATCCACGAGGAGGACGTCGACTTCTTCGTGCTCTCCGACGACCCGCTCCCGGAGCTGGCCGCCCGGCCCATCACCGAGCAGGTGCGCGCCATCGGCCGGCACTGCGCCGAGCTGGTGGACGACGGGGCCTGCGTGCAGGTGGGCATCGGCGGCATCCCCCAGGCCACCCTGCTGGCGCTGCGCGACCACCAGCGGCTCGGCATCCACACCGAGATGCTCTCCGACGGCGTGGTCGACCTGGTGGAGCGCGGCGTCATCACCGGCGAGCTGAAGCGCATCCACCCGGGCAAGATGGTGGCCTCCTTCGCCCTGGGCACGCGGCGCCTCTACGACTTCCTGGACGACAACCCGTCGGTGGCCATGCTCGACGTGGCCTACACCAACGACACGGCCGTCATCCGGCGCAACCCCAAGGTCACCGCCATCAACGGCGCCATCGAGGTGGACCTGACCGGCCAGGTGGTCTCCGACTCGATCGGCGACCAGATCCACTCCGGCGTGGGCGGCCAGATGGACTTCATCCGCGGCGCGGCGCTCTCCGAGGGCGGCAAGCCCATCATCGCGCTCAAGTCCACCACCTCGGGCGGCGAGTCGCGCATCGTCAGCTACCTGAAGCCGGGCGCCGGCGTGGTCACCACCCGGGCCCACGTCCACTTCGTGGTGACCGAGCACGGCATCGCCGACCTGTGGGGCAAGAACCTCAGGCAGCGGGCGGCCGCGCTGATCGCCATCGCCCACCCGGCCCACCGCGACGCGCTGGCGGCCGAGGCCAAGCGGCGCTTCGGGAGCTGGTAG
- a CDS encoding TSUP family transporter, giving the protein MEDPTPLVIAGLALVGLVAGTIDAIAGGGGLLTVPALLAAGLPPHLALGTNKGQSVFGSFAAMVKFARAGLIDPARARVGFLAGLVGSLCGAALVLRVPPATLRPVVLALLAAAALFIGLRRAAPPAAGQPPRRRHRGSLTAGLVALVIGAYDGFFGPGTGTFLIVASVALLGDGLAEASAGAKVVNFASNLAALALFAARGVVLWKVALPMALGQLCGGWLGAHLAVRRGDGLVRRVVVVVSLALAVKLAFDLGG; this is encoded by the coding sequence GTGGAGGATCCAACCCCCCTCGTCATCGCCGGGCTGGCGCTGGTCGGCCTGGTGGCCGGCACCATCGACGCCATCGCCGGCGGCGGCGGCCTGCTCACCGTGCCGGCCCTGCTGGCGGCCGGCCTCCCGCCCCACCTGGCGCTCGGCACCAACAAGGGCCAGTCGGTCTTCGGCTCCTTCGCCGCCATGGTGAAGTTCGCGCGCGCCGGCCTGATCGACCCGGCCCGGGCCCGGGTCGGCTTCCTGGCCGGCCTGGTGGGCTCGCTCTGCGGCGCCGCCCTGGTGCTGAGGGTGCCCCCGGCCACCCTGCGCCCGGTGGTGCTGGCGCTGCTGGCCGCGGCCGCGCTCTTCATCGGCCTGCGCCGCGCCGCGCCCCCGGCGGCCGGCCAGCCGCCGCGCCGGCGCCACCGCGGCTCGCTGACGGCCGGCCTGGTGGCGCTGGTCATCGGCGCCTACGACGGCTTCTTCGGGCCGGGCACCGGCACCTTCCTCATCGTGGCCTCGGTGGCCCTGCTGGGCGACGGCCTGGCCGAGGCGTCGGCCGGGGCCAAGGTGGTCAACTTCGCCTCCAACCTGGCGGCGCTGGCCCTCTTCGCCGCCCGCGGCGTGGTGCTCTGGAAGGTGGCCCTGCCCATGGCGCTGGGGCAGCTGTGCGGGGGCTGGCTGGGCGCCCACCTGGCGGTGCGGCGCGGCGACGGGCTGGTGCGGCGGGTGGTGGTGGTGGTCTCGCTGGCGCTGGCGGTGAAGCTGGCCTTCGACCTCGGCGGCTGA
- a CDS encoding MarR family transcriptional regulator, translated as MKHDQHLPESLHFVRVLWRLEHALNKRSRRMLKELGVTAQQRFLLKVLALRPGCSPGELARVLHVTPATVTRVVQRLEEAGYLGREVDPSDSRKLRLHLTPKGRTLDQVGDGPGHHPVTDVISKLPPARVEETRQLLEAVIRSLESR; from the coding sequence ATGAAGCACGACCAGCACCTTCCGGAGTCGCTCCACTTCGTCCGCGTGCTGTGGCGGCTGGAGCACGCCTTGAACAAGCGCTCCCGTCGCATGCTCAAGGAGCTGGGGGTCACGGCGCAGCAGCGGTTCCTCCTCAAGGTGCTGGCGCTGCGCCCGGGCTGCTCGCCCGGGGAGCTGGCCAGGGTGCTGCACGTCACCCCGGCCACCGTCACCCGGGTGGTGCAGCGGCTGGAGGAGGCCGGCTACCTGGGGCGCGAGGTCGACCCCAGCGACTCGCGCAAGCTCCGGCTCCACCTCACGCCCAAGGGGCGCACCCTCGACCAGGTGGGCGACGGCCCGGGCCACCACCCGGTGACGGACGTCATCTCGAAGCTGCCCCCGGCCCGGGTGGAGGAGACCCGGCAGCTGCTCGAGGCCGTCATCCGCTCGCTCGAGTCGCGCTGA